From a single Labrenzia sp. PHM005 genomic region:
- a CDS encoding extensin family protein, which translates to MPPVRSDDGCGFDKAVVLTALKTPDRGTIRLSSPVTVSCEFAALFSEWGVSDASAIAGRIFGSPISVINTGPGYQCRRRNNQPDGKLSEHALGKAVDISGFQTLSGQQVSVETDWSSDTASGKFLKEVHASACQRFTTVLGPDADPNHKSHFHLDTGCHGKDCTYLICQ; encoded by the coding sequence GTGCCGCCTGTTCGATCTGATGATGGCTGCGGTTTTGACAAGGCCGTGGTTTTAACGGCTCTGAAGACACCAGACCGGGGTACGATCCGCCTTTCGTCACCGGTCACCGTGTCGTGTGAATTTGCAGCACTGTTTTCCGAATGGGGTGTTTCAGATGCTTCTGCGATCGCCGGTCGAATATTTGGCAGCCCGATTAGCGTGATAAACACCGGCCCAGGCTACCAATGCCGGCGCCGGAACAATCAACCGGATGGAAAACTGTCTGAGCACGCGCTCGGGAAGGCCGTGGATATTTCCGGATTTCAAACTCTGAGTGGGCAACAGGTTTCCGTGGAGACGGATTGGTCTTCCGACACCGCATCTGGGAAGTTTTTAAAGGAAGTGCATGCTTCGGCATGCCAGAGGTTCACCACCGTTCTGGGGCCGGACGCCGACCCCAATCACAAATCTCATTTTCATTTGGATACGGGCTGTCACGGCAAGGACTGCACCTATCTGATCTGCCAATAG
- a CDS encoding BA14K family protein: MNALSKRLLAAALSGALLVPTIATAEAGPRHGWRDHGGHHHQHRPGRHHRKHKNNNAGAAVAAGIIGLAAGAILLSATNRPSYAGPPPGPAYPPAPYPGHVSGPVGYQPWSPAWYDYCSAKYRSFNPQTGTYTTYRGVQRFCQ, encoded by the coding sequence ATGAACGCTTTGAGCAAACGTCTTCTTGCCGCAGCCCTATCGGGCGCCCTTCTTGTGCCAACGATCGCAACAGCAGAAGCTGGACCGCGTCACGGCTGGCGCGATCATGGCGGCCATCACCACCAACACCGGCCTGGGCGGCATCATCGCAAACACAAAAACAACAATGCCGGGGCAGCCGTCGCTGCCGGGATTATTGGCCTCGCCGCTGGTGCGATCCTGCTCAGCGCCACCAACCGGCCATCGTATGCCGGACCGCCTCCTGGCCCTGCCTATCCACCAGCACCTTATCCCGGCCACGTTTCCGGTCCTGTAGGTTACCAGCCCTGGAGCCCGGCCTGGTATGACTATTGTTCCGCCAAATACCGGTCTTTCAATCCACAAACTGGCACTTATACGACTTATCGCGGTGTACAAAGGTTTTGCCAATAA
- a CDS encoding HugZ family protein: MSGNEPDNAEPKSVIRTTDDEARRLAKGLIRSARFGALAVLDAKTAAPLASRVATATDLDGTPVILTSTLSGHTAGILANPVCSLLMGEPGKGDPLAHPRISLFCNAVKIDRESENHVRLRRRYLARHPKAELYADFGDFSFFRMELSGASLNGGFGKAFELTTDDLVVPIADVGSWAAMDSGASVHMNDDHKDAIKLYAEVLCHSEAANWRLACLDPEGLDLVAGDRVARLWFKTPLEIPDQVRAELVSLAQEARAGSS, from the coding sequence GTGAGTGGAAACGAGCCGGACAATGCAGAACCCAAGTCCGTGATCCGGACAACCGACGATGAAGCGCGCCGTCTGGCCAAGGGCCTCATCCGCTCAGCACGCTTCGGCGCTTTGGCGGTGCTTGATGCTAAGACCGCTGCCCCTTTGGCCAGCCGCGTGGCAACTGCGACCGATCTGGATGGAACACCGGTTATTTTGACCAGTACATTGTCCGGACATACGGCAGGGATCCTGGCCAATCCTGTCTGTTCGCTCCTGATGGGGGAGCCCGGAAAGGGCGACCCATTGGCACACCCGCGGATATCGTTGTTTTGTAACGCGGTTAAAATCGACCGGGAGTCAGAAAACCATGTCCGGCTGCGTCGGCGGTATCTAGCCCGCCATCCTAAGGCAGAGCTTTATGCGGATTTCGGCGATTTTTCTTTTTTCCGGATGGAGCTCTCAGGGGCCAGTCTAAATGGCGGGTTCGGTAAGGCCTTTGAACTGACGACAGATGATCTGGTCGTACCCATTGCTGATGTGGGCAGTTGGGCTGCAATGGATAGTGGGGCGAGTGTCCACATGAACGATGACCATAAAGACGCAATCAAATTGTATGCAGAGGTCCTTTGTCATTCCGAGGCCGCCAATTGGCGGCTCGCATGCCTGGATCCGGAGGGCCTGGATTTGGTTGCAGGCGACAGGGTAGCGCGTCTTTGGTTTAAGACGCCTTTGGAAATCCCGGATCAGGTGAGGGCAGAACTTGTCTCTCTGGCCCAGGAAGCACGCGCGGGTTCTTCCTGA
- a CDS encoding diguanylate cyclase: MEIIPTQRQVETAKEIDALLEEHKAWIDRLNKSLICRTSAAADMLEEDAHLHCPLGHWLEVRAGKLFSNDGQHQELRSRHKHIHDLARTMVMAANSGAMIEERTYEDFLVAASEFEKLIGTAYDSIIAAINATDPLTGAQNRSHMRALLEDRIAKIGSGLPSWILMIDLDHFKSINDRYGHEVGDRVLKGFSSVVRDHIRSSDLFFRYGGEEFLLCISDVGEDRIANVAERLRSAISRESYEAPDGTRFSTTASFGITRLSADHDVTSVINAADTAMYAAKRAGRNQVIFSPTSASEDLQKASIGAH; encoded by the coding sequence ATGGAGATTATTCCTACTCAAAGGCAGGTGGAAACAGCGAAAGAAATTGACGCTCTATTAGAAGAGCATAAAGCCTGGATCGACCGCCTGAACAAGAGTTTGATTTGCAGAACTTCGGCTGCAGCTGACATGCTGGAAGAGGACGCACATTTGCACTGTCCTCTCGGCCATTGGCTGGAAGTCCGTGCTGGAAAACTGTTTTCCAATGACGGCCAGCATCAAGAGCTTAGATCGCGCCACAAACACATCCATGATCTCGCCCGGACTATGGTTATGGCCGCCAATTCGGGAGCGATGATTGAGGAACGCACCTATGAAGATTTTCTGGTCGCAGCTTCTGAATTCGAAAAACTCATAGGAACTGCCTATGATTCAATCATTGCGGCAATCAACGCTACAGACCCGCTGACTGGGGCACAAAACCGGTCACACATGCGGGCTCTGCTGGAGGACCGGATTGCAAAAATTGGCTCGGGTTTGCCAAGTTGGATTCTGATGATCGATCTGGACCACTTCAAGTCCATCAATGACCGCTATGGCCATGAAGTTGGTGACCGGGTGCTGAAAGGTTTCTCGTCAGTTGTCCGTGATCATATCCGATCCAGTGATCTATTTTTCCGTTATGGCGGGGAAGAATTCCTGTTGTGTATCAGTGATGTCGGGGAAGACAGAATTGCCAATGTTGCCGAACGCTTGCGCAGCGCGATTTCCAGAGAGAGTTATGAAGCCCCGGACGGGACGCGGTTCTCGACAACGGCTTCTTTTGGGATTACGCGGCTGAGTGCCGACCATGATGTGACCAGCGTCATCAATGCAGCCGACACCGCTATGTACGCGGCCAAGCGGGCTGGCCGGAACCAGGTTATCTTTTCCCCTACCAGCGCTTCCGAGGATCTGCAAAAAGCTAGCATTGGCGCGCACTGA
- a CDS encoding methyl-accepting chemotaxis protein, whose protein sequence is MIAKNPIAASVSAKILSLVIFLCLGLVVVATVAIVQMHSIGKELANIAEKDIPLTEAISHVTNHQLEQAALVERYMRISGLQDADEHYTAGKIKETIKKLEVQVADEILKAEHLAEKALNNSASELERAEFSSALEQLKRIEIEYAEYKSHVDEVLHLIETDALQSANKLVAQLEKEQERLDHELVALLEEIERFTLEAAITAEEHEKQAFQQIIWISGLTFVLCILGSMIFTRFVITNPLKEVTKGLTELTKGNTDVKITVRSRDEIGVVASAFDTFRANMVEMQRLQAQAKEEEQRAQEEQRENQLRLADELEKVMASSCDAVVSALSELADGADQLAAYSEETISRSNTVAAAAEQSTNCVQSVASAAEELASSVSEISRQVTLANTSTTETAGQAEKSGDTVGELSSSAQEINEVLSLITEIAGQTNLLALNATIEAARAGEAGKGFAVVASEVKALATQTGQATEQISSQLSAVQSGAGQCSSSIQSVVNSMSGIKEQISAVASAIEEQNAVTSEIAQNANEVAQGSSDITANIAEVNQAARASGEKVKQVVDRVDAVSQQINSVRTGLSDFLGHLRAA, encoded by the coding sequence ATGATTGCCAAGAACCCGATTGCTGCCTCCGTTTCAGCGAAAATCCTGTCACTGGTTATTTTCTTATGTTTAGGACTGGTCGTTGTGGCAACGGTCGCGATCGTCCAAATGCACTCCATTGGCAAGGAACTGGCGAACATCGCGGAAAAAGACATCCCCCTCACCGAAGCGATCAGCCATGTCACCAACCATCAGCTAGAACAGGCAGCTCTTGTTGAGCGCTATATGCGCATTTCCGGCCTGCAGGACGCAGATGAACACTACACCGCCGGGAAAATCAAAGAGACCATCAAGAAACTTGAAGTGCAGGTCGCAGACGAGATTTTAAAGGCAGAGCACCTGGCTGAAAAGGCACTCAACAACTCCGCCTCTGAGTTGGAAAGAGCAGAGTTTTCAAGTGCTTTGGAACAGTTAAAACGCATAGAAATCGAATATGCCGAGTACAAGTCACATGTCGATGAGGTGCTCCATCTCATCGAAACCGATGCCCTTCAAAGCGCCAATAAGCTTGTTGCACAGTTGGAAAAAGAGCAGGAGCGCCTCGACCATGAGTTGGTCGCGCTGTTGGAAGAGATCGAGCGCTTTACACTCGAAGCCGCCATCACTGCAGAAGAGCATGAAAAACAGGCTTTTCAGCAGATCATCTGGATTTCCGGGTTAACATTTGTTCTGTGTATCCTGGGGTCAATGATCTTTACCCGGTTTGTGATCACCAATCCTCTGAAAGAAGTCACAAAAGGGCTGACCGAGCTCACCAAAGGCAATACGGATGTAAAAATCACTGTGCGCAGCCGGGATGAGATTGGCGTTGTGGCATCCGCATTCGACACATTCAGAGCCAATATGGTCGAAATGCAACGCCTTCAGGCACAGGCAAAGGAAGAAGAACAGCGCGCTCAGGAAGAGCAACGGGAAAACCAGTTGCGGCTTGCTGATGAACTCGAAAAGGTTATGGCCTCCAGTTGCGATGCCGTTGTCAGTGCCTTGTCGGAACTTGCAGACGGTGCCGATCAGCTGGCCGCCTACAGTGAAGAAACCATCAGCCGGTCGAACACGGTGGCAGCAGCTGCTGAACAGTCGACAAATTGCGTACAATCCGTGGCATCAGCTGCCGAAGAACTTGCCAGCTCAGTCAGCGAGATCAGCCGCCAGGTCACGCTTGCCAACACCTCAACAACAGAGACTGCCGGACAGGCAGAAAAGTCTGGTGATACAGTAGGTGAATTGTCGAGTTCTGCTCAGGAAATCAACGAAGTTCTGAGCTTGATTACAGAGATCGCGGGCCAGACAAATCTGCTGGCACTTAACGCGACAATTGAGGCAGCCAGAGCGGGAGAAGCCGGAAAGGGCTTTGCGGTCGTTGCCTCTGAAGTCAAAGCCTTGGCAACGCAGACCGGTCAGGCGACCGAACAAATAAGCTCACAGCTGAGCGCGGTCCAATCTGGAGCTGGGCAATGTTCCAGTTCTATCCAATCGGTTGTTAATTCTATGTCAGGTATCAAAGAGCAGATCTCTGCGGTGGCGTCTGCAATAGAAGAACAGAATGCTGTGACTTCGGAAATCGCTCAGAACGCAAACGAAGTCGCTCAAGGCAGCTCGGATATCACGGCCAACATCGCAGAAGTCAATCAGGCGGCACGCGCATCGGGTGAAAAGGTAAAACAGGTCGTGGACCGTGTTGATGCGGTTTCACAACAGATAAACAGTGTACGCACCGGCCTGTCAGATTTCCTCGGACACTTGAGAGCGGCCTAA
- a CDS encoding diguanylate cyclase: protein MARSVNDEKICALNELQRNIAHHYQWSLNLNRTLVCGTPPKDDTLREDAHCRCKLGRWLNGRGKQYFQNHPRFNTIIEHHKEMHDLARELANSAMREEKISEKAYDAYQDAQSRLRDEIQATHKELHDEIVSTDPLTGAETRTTMQERLNERISSAKYGQIQDWLIMMDLDHFKAVNDTYGHATGDVVLTAVAATVRRQIRANDLFFRYGGEEFLLCISNVDESKMQEISDRIRKSIELTLIKATDGACLSVTASFGVFGLTPDVSVEEAINKADKALYEAKNAGRNCVRFFYDQNYLTAAAATG from the coding sequence GTGGCCCGTTCAGTAAACGATGAAAAAATCTGTGCTCTGAACGAGCTCCAGCGCAATATCGCACACCACTATCAATGGTCGCTCAATCTCAACCGCACACTGGTCTGCGGCACACCTCCAAAAGACGACACTTTGCGTGAAGATGCACATTGCCGTTGTAAATTAGGCAGGTGGTTAAACGGGCGTGGGAAGCAGTATTTTCAAAACCACCCGCGGTTCAACACGATCATTGAACACCATAAAGAAATGCATGACCTTGCCCGTGAACTGGCAAACAGTGCCATGCGGGAAGAGAAAATTTCCGAAAAGGCTTACGACGCATATCAAGACGCCCAAAGCCGGTTGCGTGATGAGATCCAGGCGACTCATAAGGAACTGCACGACGAAATTGTCTCGACGGATCCATTAACTGGCGCTGAGACCCGAACAACCATGCAAGAGCGGTTGAATGAGCGGATCAGCAGTGCCAAGTACGGGCAAATTCAGGACTGGCTGATCATGATGGATCTTGATCACTTCAAAGCCGTCAATGACACATACGGTCATGCAACCGGCGATGTGGTCCTCACGGCCGTAGCAGCCACCGTGCGCCGACAAATTCGTGCTAACGACTTGTTTTTTCGCTATGGCGGCGAAGAATTCCTGCTTTGCATCAGCAATGTAGATGAAAGCAAAATGCAGGAAATCTCTGATCGCATCCGGAAATCGATCGAACTGACACTAATCAAAGCGACTGATGGTGCTTGCCTGTCTGTCACGGCATCCTTTGGCGTTTTCGGCCTCACCCCGGATGTCAGTGTTGAAGAGGCCATCAACAAAGCCGACAAGGCTTTGTATGAAGCAAAAAATGCAGGGCGCAATTGCGTTCGTTTTTTCTACGATCAAAATTACCTTACTGCAGCCGCTGCAACCGGATAG
- a CDS encoding hydantoinase B/oxoprolinase family protein: MTAKWDFWIDRGGTFTDIVGRAPDGTLHPHKVLSENPEAYRDAAIQGIRELLGVEKGAPIPSDKVATVKMGTTVATNALLERKGERTALFITRGFRDALEIGYQARPQIFAKEIIKPELLYESVHELTERVRADGTLEQALDEAEARAEMQAAWNAGIRSIAIVLMHAYAYPAHEKALKKIAEDIGFPQISVSHEVSPLMKLVGRGDTTIVDAYLSPILRRYVDQVHEELGAGPRLMFMQSSGGLTAADLFQGKDAILSGPAGGVVGAVETSRMAGYDKIIGFDMGGTSTDVCHYDGDYERAFETEVAGVRMRAPMMMIHTVAAGGGSILHYAAGRFQVGPDSAGANPGPACYRRGGPLTVTDANLMTGKLAPEFFPKIFGPNQDQPLDGDAVRQKFADLAQEIGDGRSPEEVADGFIKIAVENMANAIKKISVQRGYDVTEYALTCFGGAGGQTGCKVADSLGMKTVILHPFSGILSAYGMGLADIRADRQMAVVKTLTDDLLPELGSLRDQLAAQTEAELDKQGVTADARLTTATAHLRYDGTDTPLPVLLGSTEEMRAAFEEAHKKQFGFAYDNKPVVVEALEVETAGGGAGLVEPDLTLASDVPAAATGTRIYSEGQWHDAGIFKRETLKPGMKVMGPAVIIEPHATIAVEDGWQAEINGKDHVILHRVVPLKRAEAIGTHADPVMLEVFNNLFMSIAEQMGVTLQNTAYSVNIKERLDFSCAVFDASGALVANAPHMPVHLGSMDRSVETVIKLNQGKIKPGDVFALNAPYNGGTHLPDITVVSPVFDNAGKEILFWAASRGHHADVGGSAPGSMTPRATNVNEEGVLFDNFKIVDQGRFCEAELVDLLTDHAYPARNPHQNVADLSAQVAANEKGIQELRKMVSHFGLDVVQAYMGHVQDNAEESVRRVIEALKDSEYEYPTDQGSTIKVKITVDKDKREATVDFTGTSGVRPNNFNAPEPVTRAAILYCFRVMVDGDIPMNAGCLKPINIIIPDDCMLRPAYPAAVVAGNVETSQHVTNAVFAALGAMANSQGSMNNLTFGNDTYQYYETICSGSPAGPGFKGTDGVHVHMTNSRLTDPEVLEFRFPVLLEDFHIRKGSGGKGQWSAGDGTKRTLRFLEKMDCAILGSHRTIAPKGMEGGENGQVGRTEVRRLDGTVEKLEGCDQTILEAGEAVTVITPTAGGWGKA; the protein is encoded by the coding sequence ATGACGGCCAAGTGGGACTTCTGGATTGATCGTGGTGGCACCTTCACAGACATCGTTGGCCGCGCGCCAGATGGCACCTTGCATCCGCACAAAGTGCTGTCTGAAAACCCTGAAGCTTATCGGGACGCAGCCATCCAGGGCATCCGCGAGTTGCTTGGTGTTGAAAAGGGCGCGCCGATCCCGTCTGACAAAGTTGCCACCGTCAAGATGGGCACGACTGTCGCGACCAACGCTTTGCTGGAGCGCAAAGGGGAACGCACGGCTCTCTTCATCACCCGCGGCTTCCGCGACGCGCTGGAGATCGGCTATCAGGCCCGGCCGCAGATATTTGCCAAGGAAATCATCAAGCCGGAGTTGCTTTATGAAAGCGTCCATGAGCTGACCGAACGGGTTCGCGCTGACGGAACGCTCGAACAAGCGCTCGATGAAGCCGAAGCCCGGGCAGAAATGCAGGCTGCATGGAACGCTGGCATCCGCTCCATCGCAATCGTTTTGATGCATGCCTATGCCTATCCGGCTCACGAAAAGGCACTCAAGAAAATCGCCGAAGACATAGGCTTCCCGCAGATTTCTGTCTCTCACGAAGTTTCGCCATTGATGAAACTTGTCGGACGCGGCGATACCACCATTGTCGATGCTTACCTGTCTCCGATTCTGCGCCGCTATGTGGATCAGGTTCACGAAGAGCTGGGCGCTGGCCCGCGCCTGATGTTCATGCAGTCTTCCGGCGGTCTGACCGCAGCCGATCTCTTCCAAGGCAAAGACGCAATCCTCTCTGGTCCGGCAGGTGGTGTTGTCGGTGCAGTCGAAACCTCCCGCATGGCTGGCTACGACAAGATCATCGGCTTTGACATGGGCGGCACGTCTACCGACGTTTGCCACTATGACGGCGACTATGAGCGCGCCTTCGAAACAGAAGTCGCCGGTGTACGCATGCGTGCGCCGATGATGATGATCCACACGGTGGCCGCCGGCGGTGGGTCCATTCTTCATTATGCTGCTGGCCGTTTCCAGGTTGGCCCAGATAGCGCCGGTGCCAACCCAGGTCCGGCGTGTTACCGCCGCGGCGGCCCGCTGACGGTGACCGATGCAAACCTGATGACCGGTAAACTCGCTCCGGAATTCTTCCCGAAAATCTTTGGCCCGAACCAGGATCAACCGCTGGACGGCGACGCTGTCCGTCAGAAATTCGCTGACTTGGCACAAGAAATCGGCGACGGCCGGTCCCCGGAAGAGGTTGCCGACGGCTTTATCAAGATCGCTGTCGAAAACATGGCCAACGCCATCAAGAAAATCTCGGTCCAGCGCGGTTATGACGTCACTGAATACGCCCTGACGTGCTTTGGCGGCGCGGGCGGTCAGACCGGCTGTAAAGTTGCAGACAGCCTCGGCATGAAAACGGTCATCCTGCACCCGTTCTCCGGCATCCTGTCGGCCTATGGCATGGGCCTGGCCGACATCCGTGCTGACCGGCAGATGGCCGTGGTCAAGACCCTGACCGACGATCTGTTGCCGGAACTGGGCAGCTTACGCGATCAGCTGGCAGCCCAAACCGAAGCGGAACTCGACAAGCAAGGCGTTACCGCCGATGCCCGCCTGACCACGGCGACGGCGCATTTGCGCTACGATGGCACCGATACGCCCCTGCCTGTTCTGCTTGGCAGCACCGAAGAAATGCGTGCTGCTTTTGAGGAAGCGCATAAGAAGCAGTTCGGCTTTGCGTATGACAACAAGCCAGTCGTCGTCGAAGCGCTGGAAGTGGAGACCGCCGGTGGCGGTGCAGGCCTTGTCGAACCGGACCTTACTCTTGCGTCCGATGTTCCAGCCGCAGCCACGGGAACCCGGATCTATTCCGAAGGTCAGTGGCACGATGCTGGTATCTTCAAGCGCGAGACATTGAAGCCCGGCATGAAGGTCATGGGTCCTGCGGTGATCATCGAACCGCATGCCACCATCGCTGTCGAGGACGGTTGGCAGGCTGAAATCAATGGCAAGGACCATGTGATCCTGCATCGCGTTGTTCCGCTGAAGCGCGCCGAAGCCATCGGCACCCACGCCGATCCGGTGATGCTGGAGGTGTTCAACAACCTCTTCATGTCCATCGCCGAGCAGATGGGTGTCACGCTGCAAAACACCGCTTATTCGGTGAACATCAAGGAGCGCCTGGACTTCTCCTGCGCGGTCTTTGATGCCAGCGGCGCGCTGGTCGCAAATGCCCCGCATATGCCGGTGCACCTCGGGTCCATGGACCGCTCCGTTGAAACGGTGATCAAGCTGAACCAAGGCAAGATCAAACCGGGCGACGTCTTTGCCCTCAACGCCCCCTACAACGGCGGCACACACCTGCCGGACATTACGGTCGTCTCACCGGTTTTCGACAATGCAGGTAAAGAAATCCTGTTCTGGGCCGCTTCGCGCGGACACCACGCGGATGTCGGCGGCTCGGCACCAGGCTCGATGACACCGCGGGCCACCAACGTGAACGAAGAAGGTGTTCTTTTCGACAACTTCAAGATCGTCGATCAGGGCCGTTTCTGCGAAGCGGAACTGGTGGATCTTCTGACCGATCACGCTTATCCGGCCAGAAACCCGCATCAGAACGTCGCCGATCTGTCGGCTCAGGTCGCCGCCAATGAAAAGGGTATTCAAGAACTCAGGAAAATGGTCTCTCATTTCGGGCTGGATGTTGTTCAGGCCTATATGGGCCACGTTCAGGACAATGCCGAAGAGAGCGTGCGCCGGGTTATCGAAGCCCTGAAGGACTCTGAATACGAATACCCGACCGACCAGGGATCGACGATCAAGGTCAAGATCACGGTCGATAAGGACAAACGCGAAGCGACCGTTGATTTCACCGGCACCTCGGGCGTCCGCCCGAACAACTTTAACGCGCCCGAGCCGGTAACCCGGGCCGCGATCCTCTATTGCTTCCGGGTGATGGTCGACGGTGACATCCCGATGAACGCCGGCTGCCTGAAGCCGATCAACATCATCATACCGGATGATTGCATGCTCCGCCCAGCTTATCCGGCTGCGGTTGTTGCAGGTAACGTTGAGACGTCCCAGCATGTGACCAACGCCGTCTTTGCAGCGCTCGGCGCAATGGCCAACAGCCAGGGCTCGATGAACAATCTGACCTTCGGCAATGATACCTATCAGTATTATGAAACCATCTGCTCCGGCTCTCCGGCAGGACCTGGGTTCAAAGGGACTGATGGCGTTCACGTCCACATGACCAACTCGCGCCTGACGGATCCGGAAGTCCTGGAATTCCGGTTCCCTGTCCTTCTGGAGGACTTCCATATTCGCAAAGGATCCGGCGGCAAGGGCCAATGGTCCGCAGGCGATGGCACCAAACGGACGCTACGTTTCCTGGAAAAAATGGACTGCGCCATCCTCGGTTCTCACCGCACCATCGCCCCGAAAGGCATGGAAGGCGGCGAAAACGGCCAGGTTGGCCGCACCGAAGTCCGTCGTTTGGATGGCACAGTCGAGAAACTGGAAGGCTGCGACCAGACCATCCTGGAAGCCGGTGAAGCTGTGACAGTTATCACCCCAACGGCAGGCGGCTGGGGCAAAGCCTGA
- a CDS encoding glycosyltransferase family 87 protein, which translates to MSDMDNQASRTESSVDRYGIKPTNPWTDGLLAVVFGIAGAIILFRLGFELSKLVFAEYRPMFGDFISFWTASFFVLDGAATQAYNYEVLHKLQLDLFDQGGLPFMYPPTWLLVVAPFSAFPYNISALLFEALQVIALVWACLSLTRAKANLWILIAFPAVMFGVMHGQNTALNVALLGGALAAMDRNRPVLAGILIGLLSYKPQIGVLIPIALLAGRDYRVFVSAAVTTVLFAATSWMVLGTDVWRAFFENIEFAREWLQSGQTPANKYASILGWLRQFGVDNTIGMTVQMVFAGVAVCSVVWVWRRDLPLTVKGSVLVAGTCLTTPYLLDYDLGLLVIAVLLIIRQGNETGYLAYEKAGIAISTLCLLFSSGWGIAMDFTAIGVPVLVLFGLCVRRAIAMDRLKSELRLHPA; encoded by the coding sequence ATGAGCGACATGGACAATCAGGCGTCTCGGACCGAGTCGAGCGTGGACCGTTACGGGATTAAGCCAACCAACCCTTGGACAGATGGGTTACTCGCGGTCGTGTTCGGCATTGCAGGCGCAATCATATTGTTTCGGTTGGGCTTTGAGCTCTCAAAACTGGTGTTTGCCGAATACCGGCCAATGTTTGGCGATTTCATCAGTTTTTGGACGGCAAGCTTCTTTGTGTTGGATGGCGCAGCAACTCAAGCCTATAACTATGAGGTGCTCCATAAACTGCAGCTCGACTTGTTCGATCAAGGTGGATTGCCGTTTATGTATCCACCGACCTGGCTGTTGGTTGTCGCCCCGTTCTCGGCCTTTCCGTACAACATTTCAGCGCTTTTGTTTGAAGCGCTGCAAGTCATCGCATTGGTGTGGGCCTGTTTAAGCCTGACGCGAGCAAAGGCCAACTTATGGATCTTGATCGCCTTTCCAGCCGTTATGTTCGGCGTCATGCATGGCCAAAATACCGCCCTTAATGTGGCCCTGTTGGGCGGTGCACTGGCCGCAATGGATCGAAACAGACCGGTGCTGGCCGGTATCTTGATCGGATTGCTGAGTTACAAACCGCAAATTGGGGTGCTGATTCCGATTGCCTTGCTGGCGGGCCGGGACTACAGGGTTTTTGTGTCTGCTGCTGTGACCACGGTTCTCTTTGCAGCAACCAGTTGGATGGTCCTTGGAACTGATGTCTGGCGGGCTTTTTTTGAGAACATCGAATTTGCACGCGAGTGGCTGCAGAGCGGGCAAACGCCTGCGAACAAATATGCATCAATTCTCGGCTGGCTGCGCCAATTTGGCGTCGACAACACGATCGGCATGACTGTGCAGATGGTGTTTGCCGGTGTGGCCGTGTGTTCTGTGGTTTGGGTTTGGCGCAGGGATCTTCCCCTCACTGTTAAGGGAAGTGTTCTTGTTGCCGGAACATGCCTTACAACGCCGTACCTGTTGGACTACGACTTGGGTTTGCTGGTCATTGCAGTGCTGCTGATTATTCGCCAAGGCAACGAGACCGGATATCTCGCTTACGAAAAGGCCGGGATTGCGATTTCGACACTCTGCCTGCTCTTTAGCAGCGGGTGGGGGATTGCGATGGATTTCACCGCGATTGGCGTGCCAGTCCTCGTGCTGTTTGGATTGTGCGTCCGCAGGGCCATTGCGATGGACCGGCTGAAATCCGAACTGCGTTTGCATCCTGCATAA